From the Actinomadura luzonensis genome, the window CGCGGCCGTCGTGCTGAGCGGCGCGCTCGACGACGGCGCGCGCGGCAGCGAGGCCGTCCACCGGCAGGGCGGCGCGGTCGCCGTCCAGAGCCTGGAGGAGTGCGTCTTCCCCGGCATGCCGTCCGCCGCCCTCGCCGCGGTGCCGGAGGCCGAGGAGCTGACCGTGCAGAAGCTCGCGGCCTGGGTCGAGCACCAGAGCCGCACCCCTGTGGAGGTGGAGGAGCGGATGCCCGACAACGACATGGAGAGGGAGATCGACCTCCTGCTGCGGGAGGGCCCGGCCCTCGGCGACCCCGACGGCGAGCTCATCGCCTTCAGCTGCCCGACCTGCGACGGCCCCATGTACGAGCAGCGGAGCGGGCGCAGCTCCCGCTACGTCTGCCGGGTCGGCCACGCCTGGTCCCGTGAGGCCATGCTGAACGCCCAGTCGGACGCGGTCGAGCGGGCCCTGTGGGTGGCCGTGCAGCGGCTGGAGGAACGCATCCGGGTGCTGGAGCGCATGCGCAGCTCCGCGGAGGACCGCCGGCAGACCATCTCCGCCCAGTACCTCCGTGAGGAGGAGGAACGCACCAGGGAAGCCCTGGAAACCCTCCGCACGCTGCAATCGCGCATCGGTCGCGGCGACGAGCCGTCGTTGGCGGACTGAGCAGCGCCGGGCAGCGTAGGCTGGCGCCGTGACACCTGAGGAAGAGCGCGAGTTCGACGATCTCCTCCTCCTGCTGAAGGAGACCCGCGGCTTCGACTTCACCGGCTACAAGCGCAACACGCTCATACGACGCATCGCCCGCCGGCTGGAGGCGCTGAAGCTCCACACCTACAGCGAATACCGCGACCACCTGGAGTTGCAGCCGGAGGAGTACAGCAGGCTGTTCGACAGCCTGCTCATCAACGTGACCAGCTTCTTCAGGGACGCCGCCGCCTGGCAACGGCTGCGTGAGACGGTCATCCCCGCCCTGATGGAGCACAAGGACACCGGCCAGCCCATCCGGGTGTGGAGCGCGGGCTGCGCCACGGGCGAGGAGGCGTACACGATCGCCATGGTCCTCGCCGAGGAGCTCGGCATGGAGTCCTTCCGCGATCGCGTCAAGATCTACGGCACCGACCTCGACGAGAAGGCGCTGCACGCGGCGCGCACCGGCGTCTACACCGACCGCGCGCTCGCCGACGTGCCCCTCGACCTGCGCGAGACCTACTTCGAGCCGGTCGACAACGGCTTCACCTTCCGCCGCGACCTGCGCCGCCAGCTCATCTTCGGCCGCAACGACCTGACCCGCGACGCCCCGATCTCGCGCGTCGACCTGCTGCTGGCCCGCAACACGCTGATGTACTTCAACACGGAGATGCAGCTCAACATCATCCGGCGCTTCCACTTCGCGCTCGCCGACCCGGGCTTCCTGTTCCTCGGCAAGGCCGAGATGCTGCTCAACCACAGCGACAAGTTCGAGCCCGTCGACCTGCGGATGCGGCTGTTCAGGAAGATCCGGCCGGCCAGCCACAACAACCGCGCCACCTGGTCCGTGGTCGGCACCGCCACCGACCTCGCCGCGCGGCTGCCGACGCTGGCGTCCGTCGCCCTCGCCTCGGGGCCGGTGGCGCAGCTCGTGCTCGACCTGTCCGGCAACCTGGCCCTGGCCAACAGCAGGGCCGAGGCGCTGTTCAACCTCAACCCGCGCGACGTCGGCCGCCCGTTCCAGGACCTCGAGGTCTCCTACCGGCCGGTGGAGCTGCGCTCGGTGATCGAGCAGGCCCGCCACGACCTTCGCACGGTCGAACTCCAGGAGGTGACCTGGCACCGGCCCGGCATGCCCGAGGACAACGTCTTCGACGTCTCCGTGGTCCCGCTCCTCGCCTCCGGCAACCTCGTGGGGATCAGCATCCACTTCAACGACGTGACCCGCTACCGCAAGCTGCGCGATGAGCTGGAAGAGGCCAACCGCCAGCTCGAACAGGCCTACGAGGAGCTCCAGTCCCTCAACGAGGAGCTGGAGACCACCAACGAGGAGCTCCAGTCCACCAACGAGGAGCTGGAGACCACCAACGAGGAGCTCCAGTCCACCAACGAGGAGTTGGAGACGATGAACGAGGAGCTCCAGTCCACCAACGACGAGCTCCAGCAGATCAACGACGCCCTGACGGCCCGCACGATCGAGCTGGACGAGGTCAACACGTTCGTCTCCTCGGTGGTGCGGAGCCTCGGCGACGCGGTGGTGGTGCTCGACGACCAGCTCCGGGTCATCGTCTGGAGCCCCGGCGCCGAGGACCTGTGGGGCGTGCGCTCCGACGAGGCCGTGGGCAAGAACCTGTCGGCGCTCGACATCGGCCTGCCGCTCGACGTGCTCTCGCCGCGGCTGCAGGCGGCCCTGTCCGCCGACGGCGGCAAACCGGCGGACGAGCTCGAAGGGCTGGTTCTGGACGCCGTCAACCGCAGGGGCCGGCCGGCGGCGCTCGCCGTGCAGGTGTCCCACCTGCGGGCCGAGGACGGCGACACCCACGGCCTCATCATGGTGATGAACCTGATCGGCTCCGACGCCCCGACCGACCGCTAGATCGCGAGCTCCGCCAGCGGGATCCGGCGGAAGGCGATGCTCTCGTACGGGCCGAAGTCGCCGGTCTCGAACAGCAGCCCCACCGTGTCCGCGTCCAGCCTGACCAGGTCGGAGTAGGCCGCGGGCAGCCCGGACACGGTGTGGGCGACCCGCCAGGTGACGCCGTGGTCGTGGCTGGCCCGCACGGTCATCAGCGCCCGGGCGGCCGGGTCCGCCGGGCCGGAGAACAGCAGCACGCCCGGCGGGTCGCACCACAGCAGGCTGCCCTCCACCACTGGGCCCACCAGGCCCGCCTGGGGCCGGAACGGCAGCTCCAGCGTCTGCCCGCCGTCGGCCGAGTAGGCGTCGGCGCGGGTGCCGGGGGCGGTCGAGTCGGTGCGGGTGTTGAGGTAGACCCGGCCGCCGGGCAGCTCGGCCGCGGTGGTCTCGTTGACGTTGACGTAGCCGTCGGGGGTGTCGTCGACGTAGCCGATGCGCCAGCTCCGGCCGCCGTCGTCGCTGAGCAGGCAGTGGCCGCCGTTGTACTTGCCCTCGGTGCCGTTGTCCTGGCCCGCGGGGGGCAGGGAGTGGTTGGCGGGGACGAGGAGGCGGCCGGCGTGCGGGCCCTCGCGCAGCTCGATCGCGTGGCCGGGGGTGGTCGCGTACCAGCGCCACTCCGGCCTCTTCACCTGCTCGGTGATCTCGCGGGGCGCGGACCAGGTGACGCCGTCGTCCGCGCTCACCTGCACGAACACCCGCCGCCCGGCCTCGGCGGCCACCTGGCCGCGCCGGATTTTCTCCTCGGTCGCGCCCGGGCCCTGCCGCACCAGGACCAGCACCACCCGGCCGTCGGACGTCACGATCGGCGCGGGATTGCCCGCGGTGCCGCCGCGCGGCTCGGTGGCGACGACCTGGAGCGCGTCCCAGGTGCGGCCGCCGTCGTGGGACCGCTTGAGCACCACGTCGATGTGCCCGGAGTCGCCCGCCGACTCCCGCCGCCCCTCCGCGAACGCCAGCACGACCCCCGCGCTGGTGGTCACCGCGGCCGGGATCCGGAACGTGTGGTAGCCGTCGCTCCCCTGACGATAGGGCAGGGACGTCGGATGCTGATCGACCATGCGCGCACGCTACGACCCCCGGATGAACACCATCCGACCCCCCGGCGAACGCCCGCCCCCGGAGCGTGGGGTGGTGGCGGCACACGCCGGGAAGTGGCCCGGGGGTCGTCGCGGGGGTGCGGCGTGAAAGAGTGCGTTGCAGGAACGAGTGCATGGGGAGGCTGGGGTGGCCGACGAGTTCGACGTGATCGTGATCGGCGCCGGTCCCGCCGGTGAGAACGTCGCGGACCGGGCGGTACGGGGCGGCCTGACCGCGGCGATCGTGGAGGAGCGCCTGGCCGGCGGCGAGTGCTCCTACTGGGCGTGCGTGCCGAGCAAGGCGCTGCTGCGCCCGGTGGACCTGGCGGGCGAGGTGAGCCGGGTGCCGGGCATGTCGCTCGGCGAGATCGACGTGGCGGCCGTGCTGGCCCGCCGCGACGAGGCCGTCGGCAACTACGACGACGGCGGCCAGGTGCGGTGGATCGAGGGCGTGCCGGCGGAGTTCGTCCGCGGGCGGGGGCGGCTGGACGGGCCGAAGCGGGTGCGGGTGACGCTGGAGGACGGCGCCGAGCGGGTGCTGACCGCCCGCCAGGCCGTGGTCCTGGCGACGGGCAGCACGGCGGCGGTCCCGCCGGTGCCCGGCCTGGCCGAGGCGCGCCCGTGGACCAGCCACGAGGTGACGGCGGCCGCCGGGATCCCGGAGCGGCTGGCCGTGCTGGGCGGCGGCGTGGTGGCGTGCGAGATGGCGCAGGCCATGCACGGCCTCGGCGCCCGCCAGACGACGCTACTGGTGCGCGGCGGCGGGCTGCTCGGCCGCATGGAGCCGTTCGCGGGCGAGCTGCTGGCCGAGTCGTTCGCCGCGAGCGGCATCGACGTGCGCACCCGCACCGACGTGGTCCGGGTGGAGCGCCCCGAGCCGGGCGGCAAGGTGACGGTGCACCTGTCCGACGGCCCGCCGCTGGAGGCCGACGAGCTGCTGGTGGCCACCGGCCGCCATCCCGCGACCCGCGGTCTCGGGCTGTCCTCGGTGGGCCTGGCCGACGGCGCGTACGTCGAGGTGGACGACAGCATGCGGGCGACCGGCGTCCCCGGCGGCTGGTTGTACGCCGTGGGCGACGTCAACGGCCGGGCGCTGCTCACCCACATGGGCAAGTACCAGGCGCGGATCTGCGGCGACGTGATCGCGGCGCGGGCCCGCGGCGACGAGCTGCCCGGGATGCGCGACCTGGCGGGCGGCTACGGCGAGCCGCAGGTGGTGTTCACCGACCCGCAGGTGTGCGCGGTGGGCCGGACGGAGGCGGCCGCCAGGGAGGCCGGCTTCCGGGTGCGCGCGGTCGACTACGACCTGGGCTCGGTGACCGGCGCCTACCTGCTGGGCGACGGCTACCGGGGCCGGGCGAAGGCCGTCGTGGACGAGGACAGGAAGGTGCTGCTGGGGGTGACGTTCGCCGGTCCGGGGGTCGGCGAGCTGCTGCACGCGGCGACGATCGCGGTGACCGCCGAGGTGCCGCTGGAGCGGCTGTGGCACGCCGTGCCGTCGTTCCCGACGGTCAGTGAGGTCTGGTTGCGTCTTCTGGAGGCGTACGGGCTGTAGGGCCGGTCACCGGGGGTCCGGCCCGGGAGGGCGCGGAGCCGTGTGGTCCCCGCTGCAGCATCAGCTCCGCCACGGTCTCCTCGACGCTGTCGCGCACGTCCACGCGCGACAGCAGGTCCGTCAGCCGCAGCACGGACAGCAGGTGGCCGGACGGCCGGACCAGGATGATCCGGCCGCCGGCCTCGCCCGTGCCGTCCTGCTGCTCCTCCATGCGTTGCATCGCCATCGCCAGCACGCCGATCACGGAGGAGTCGTAGAAGTCGAGATCGGCGAGGTCGAACACGAGGACCGGGCCAGGGGACCAGTCCCAGACGGCGGTGACGCAAGCGCTGAACCGGACTCTTCCGGCGTGGTCGAGCCGGCCGCTGGCGCGGATGACCGTGCAGTGAAGGTGCCGGGTCGTCTCAATGCGCAGGCCGCTCCTGGTCACCTTTTTCCACTGCCCCCAGAGCGGCGTTATCACAGGTGATCGCCATTTTTCCGGGTATGGCGGGGCGGGCAGGCGCCCGCCCCGTGAAGGGCGGGCACTCCCGTGACCCGCGGGAAAGGTGGTCCCCCTACTCGTACGGGGACAGCTCCATCCCGTACGACCGGTCGCTGACGGTGGCGTACTCCAGGGTCGGCACGACGCCCTGGTCGGGCGCGAGGAGCACGAGCAGCGGCGAGCGGGCCGGGCTCGGCACCTCCAGCTCGGTCAGGTTGCCCTGGGGCCGCTGCTCCGGCACGCCGATGTCGCCGTCGCGGATGCTGAGGACCTGCTCGACGTCCGGGGCGGCGGCGCGCATGAGCTTCTTCGTGGCGTGCCGCAGCCAGCGCCACTCGCTGTTCATCCGCCGCCAGGTCGCCGGGATGACGGCGGCCGGCTCGGCCTTGGTGCTGAGCCGGAAGGTGATGTAGCCGCTGGAGCCGAACGTGTTCCGCAGCACCGGGTTGACCAGGAACATGCCGGAGCGGAGCTGCCGGGGGCCCTGCCGGTTGAGGTTGACCAGGCCGCCGGCGCTGATCAGCGAGTAGAGCTCGCAGCGGCAGCCGTCGAGCTGGTCGGGGTCGAAGTCGACGGCCGGCGGCTCCTCGAAGACGATCTTGTCGATGCGCACGCCCGCCACGCCGTCCGGGATGACCCGGCCGGCCAGGATCTCGCGCGCCTCGGGGCCGACGCCGTCGCCCTCCATGATGTCCAGCGCCTCGACGCAGATCAGCCCGTCGTCGGGGATCTCCTCGGCGGCGAGGTCGAAGGCGACCTGGGCGTGCGAGCGGCGCCCGCGCAGCAGCACGCACTGGCGCAGCAGCCCCTGGGAGCGGATCTGGATCAGCCGGGGCAGCGTGCTGACCGGGTCGGTCGCGCCGGTGTGCCAGCCGCTGATCGAGTGCTCGTCCACCGACAGCGACATGCGCACCCGCAGCGGACGGCCCTGCGCGGCGATCTTGAAGCCGGCCAGCCCCGAGGTCTCGAACCTGCCGACGATCTGCGAGCCGCGGTGCAGCCGGTCGGTGATCTGCAGGGCGGCGATCTGACCGCTGAGCAGGTGGGTCGGCGGGATCGCGGGCAGGATCACCTGGTCGAGGTCGGTGGCGGAGCCTACGCTGATCATCGGGCGCTCCTCGCGGGGGTGAGTGTGGTGGACAGCCCTGCCGGGTAACGGAAGTCGAAGCGGGTGAGCAGGGGTTCACGCCGCTCCCACATGCGGTGCACCGCGCTGAAGAGGGGGTCGCCGTCGCGCTCGACGTAGCGGAGGTTGACTGCCAGCACGCGCGGGTAGTCGGCGCCGTGCGCCCAGTGCGGCAGGAGCTGGGTGGGCACGTCGGCGCCGCACCGGCGCATCCACAACCACAGGCGGGCGCGCTCGCGCTGCTCGGGGCCGAGGATGGTGTCGCCCTTGGCGTGCGTGGCGACGGCCTCCTCCAGCAGCCGCTGGTGGTCGGCGGCGGTCTGCGACAGGTGGGTGGCGCCGCAGCAGGCGCCCTCCGACCAGCCGGCCTGGATGACCGGGATGCCGAAGGCGGGCAGGTCGCTGTCCTCGAAGGTGACGGCGACGTCGGTGAGGCTCCACAGGATGTTGGTCGACAGCCCGGCGAGGCCGGACTTCATCCGCGGGTGGCTGGGCGCGATCGGGTCGAAGAACAGCCAGTTCGCCGACTCGTCGGAGGCCGCGAACTGCGCCGTGAGCTCGAACAGCTCGGTGTCCCTGCCGGGCACGTGGCCGGTCACGGCGATCGTGGGCAGGCCGGGGTCGAGCCCGAGGCGGGCGCAGCCGTAGTTGCGGAGCTGGCGGCGCTCGGTGTCGGTGCGCACCTGGTAGCCGCTCTTGGCCTGCCAGGCCACCCGCTCGGCGCTCGGCCTGATGACCTCGCGGTGCGGCCAGACGTACTGCTCGAAGAAGGCCGCCACGCGGCCGGGCAGCTCCTCCTCGAAGGAGGCCGAGCCCTCCTCCGGGAACAGCGCGTACGCCTGCAGCGTGCCGGTGCCGTGCACGTGCACGACCGGGATGTCCCGGGGCACGCCGCGGTCCACCCGCCCGGTCACCAGCGCGACCGGCGGCGTCTCCGGCTGCAGGTCGGCCGCCGCCCCGAACACCTCGGCGAGCTGCCTCGACTCCGGATCGCCCAGCACCACCAGGCGGGCGGCGGCGGCGCCGCACACGGCCTTGGCCACCATGAGCGTCCGCACCACGGCTCTGATGTCCTGGTCGAACACCTCCGCCACGACGCAGCGCTCGCCACTGGGGCTCTCTCCCCAGTAGGTACGGGCGGCGCGGAGCAGCCGATCGAAATGCCCGCCATCCCCGACACGACGCATGAGACCTCCAACGGGCTGGATAGATATGCCCTGGTAGAGGCTGCCAGAGTGCCGTACGTCCGCTCTGACGCCGCGACGACGTTTTGCCGACGTCTGACGGGAACCAGAAGGAACCGTGCCACACCGGACGCTGTGCCGGAAGTCACGGGCGCCGGGTGCGAACCAACCGGCGCCCATCGGGGTCCAAGCTTTTACATGGAGCACGCCATGGCCGGGTTTAGGATGCACCCTATTGCCACGAGGGGGAGGAATTTCCGCATGGGTTCCCGCATGTCGAGTATCGCGCGCCTCATCGGCGCGGCAGCCGCGGCCGGCGTGGTGGCGGCGGCCATCGCGCTGCCGGCGGTCGGCGGCACGGGAGCCATGTTCGTCGGCGCGTCGGAGGATCTGGGGATCAAGCCCGAGGAGCTCAAGGAGCCCCCGCTGGCCGAGCAGACCACCGTGCTCGACGCCAAGGGCAACGAGATCGCCTACTTCTACGAGCAGTACCGCACGACGGTCAGCCTGGACCAGGTGGCCGACGTGATGAAGAACGCGATCATCTCCATCGAGGACTACCGCTTCTACGAGCACGGCGCCATCGACATCGAGGGCACCGTCCGCGCCCTGGCCAAGAACCTCGCCTCCGGCGGCATCGCGCAGGGCGGCTCGTCCATCACCCAGCAGTACGTCAAGCAGGTGCTGCTCAACTCGGCGACCACCGAGAAGGAGAAGAACGCCGCGCTGGAGGCCAGCTACGCCCGCAAGCTCAAGGAGCTGCGTTACGCGATGGCCGTGGAGGAGAAGTACACCAAGGACCAGATCCTGGAGAAGTACCTCAACATCGCCTACTTCGGCGCCAGCGCGTACGGCGTGGAGGCGGCGGCCCAGCGCTTCTTCGGCGTCAGCGCCTCCGAGCTCAACCTCTGGCAGGCGGCCACCCTGGCCGGCGCGGTCCAGGACCCCAACGCGACGGACCCCAACCTCGGCAAGAAGCACCGCGCCGCGCTGCTCGACCGCCGCAACGTGGTGCTCAACCGGATGGCGGAGCTGAAGAAGATCACGCCGCAGGAGGCCGAGGAGGCCAAGTCCCACAAGCTCGGCTACAAGGGCTCCGACATCCCGGGCGGCTGCGGGGCCAGCGAGTACCCGTACTTCTGCGTGTACGTCCGCAACGAGATCCTCAGCAACCCGGAGTTCGGCAAGACGGCCAAGGCCCGTGAGCAGTTCCTCAACCGCGGCGGCCTGACGATCAAGACCACGATCGACCCGAAGATGCAGGCCGCGGCCGAGAAGGCGATCAAGAAGCACGTCTTCGCCTCCGACAACCCGGTGGCCTCCGAGGCCCTGGTGCAGCCGGGCACGGGCCAGATCAAGGCGATGGCGGCCAGCCGCGCGTACGGCACCAGCAAGCGCAAGAAGGAGATGTCGTACAACGTCGTGGCCGACGCGGTGCACGGCGGCGGCGTCGGCTTCCAGGCCGGCTCGACGTTCAAGACCTTCACGCTGCTGACCGCGCTCAAGCAGGGCATGAAGATCAACGACGGGTTCACGGTGGGCAGCGGCTACCGCGCCCCCTACTACTCCTCGTTCAAGAACTGCAAGGGCGAGAACATCGCCGACCCCACGCACACCGTCACCAACGACGAGGGCGGCGGCGGCTTCAAGTCGCTGGCCACCGGCACGTGGGGCTCGGTCAACACCTTCTTCATGATGCTGGAGCAGAAGGTCGGGCTGTGCGAGGTGGTCAAGACCGCCAAGGACCTCGGCATCAAGCGCTCCGACGGGCAGAAGCTGCAGGAGTTCTCCACCTTCACGCTGGGCATCAACGAGATGGACCCGGTGACCGTGGCCACCGCCTACGCGGCGATCGGGGCGCGCGGCAAGTACTGCCCGCCGATGGCGATCACCTCGATCAAGGACCGCAACGGCAAGGTCACGAACTACAAGCCCAAGTGCAAGCAGGCCATCGACCCCGAGGTGACCGACGCGGCGGCGAACATCCTGTCGGGCGTCTTCACCAAGGGCACGATGAAGGGCGTCGGCGGCATCGGCCGCCCGGCGGCGGGCAAGACCGGCACCACCGACTCGCAGGCCACCGCGTGGTTCGCCGGGTTCACCCCGGACCTCGCGGGGGCGGTCAGCATCGGCGACCCGCGCGGCGCGGTCACCCACAAGCTGAACAACATCACGATCGGCGGCCGCTACTACGGCTCGGTCTTCGGCGCCTCGATCCCCGGCCCGATCTGGAAGGACACCATGATCGCCGCGCTGAAGGACGTCCCGCCGACGGACTTCACGCCGGTCAACACCTCCCGGTTCGGCGGCTGCGGCTCGGGCTGCCAGCCGCAGCCCCGGCAGCCCGCGCAGCCCGACCCGGGCAACGACGACGGCTTCGACGTGCACTTCGGCGGCGGGGACAACTGATCGATAAGTGGTCTTTTCAATTAGGTCGGATACGACAAAACGGACACGGAAATATGGCGGTGATCATCACTCTGCACAAAAACCTCTGAGGGTTACCAGCGCCACTAGCTCAGCAAATTCGGAGTGCGTCCGCACAATGGGACGCACTCTCAGCAAAGGCCCTATTAACAGCGGCGAAACATTGGTAACGTGGGAGCGCTCCCAGGATCTTTCCGCGAGGTGCTCCATGACCGAGCAGCCCACACTGGCACAGGTGGCGGCCGCTGCGGGGGTTTCCCCGGCGACCGCATCGAGAGTCCTCACGGGCTCGGTGCGGGTCAGTACCTCGACCCGCCGCCAAGTCTACGACGCGGTCTCCCGCATGGGTTACGTCCGCCACCGGGCCCCCAGAGGCGCGGCCGCCAAGACCACGGCCGACGGTGTCACGGCCGTGATCTGTGACCACCTTCCCCGACTGTTCTCCGAGCCCTACTACGCCAGGCTCCTGTCCGCCGCGGGCGCCGTGATCGCCGAGCACGGCACCCACCTGATGGTGACCACCGTCACCCCCACCTCCTCGACCCTCCCCGCGCTGTCCGGCGCGGTGCTCATCATCGGCGCGCGCGAGCGCCACCCCTTGGCGATCAAGCTGTCCACCTCGGGCGTCCCGGTCCGCAACATCGGCCGGCCGCCCCACGACCTCAAGCTGCCGTACGCGGACGTCGACAACCTCGACGGCGGACGGCAGGCGGCCGAGCACTTCCTCCTCACCGGCCGCCGCAACGTCGCCGCGATCGGCGGCCCCCCGTCCCTGCCCGCCGCCCGCGACCGGCTGGAAGGGCTGGTGCGCACGCTCCATGCGGCCGGCGCGCCCGACGTGCCGGTGGCCTACGGCGACTTCACCGCCGCCTCGGGCACCCACGCCATGCAATGGTTGTTACGTCACGCCCCAGGGCTGGACGCGGTCTTCGTGGCCTCCGACCTGATGGCGGCGGGCGCGATCCAGGCGCTGCGGCGGGCCGGGCGCAAGGTGCCGGCCGACGTCGCGGTGATCGGGTTCGACGACGCGCCGGTCGCCAAGCACACCGTCCCCGCGCTGACCACCATCCGCCAGCCCGTCGAGGAACTGGCCACGGTGGCGACCCGGCTGCTCCTGACCGGAGCCGCGGGAGTCGACCCCGTCCTGCCCACGGAACTGGTCGTCCGTGAGTCGGCTTGAGCCAGGGGACGTTCTGGCCCGGCGGTATCTGCTGCTGGATCCGCTGGCCAGAGGCGGCATGTCGGTCATCTGGCGGGCCTTCGACCAGTCGCTGCACCGGATGATCGCCGTCAAGGTGCTCACCGCCTCCCTGCACACCGACCAGGGAGAGCGGGTGAGCGTCCGCAGCGAGGCCCGCGCCGCCGCCCGGTTCCTGCACCCCGACACGATCGAGATCTACGACTACGGGGAGACCGTCACCCCGCACGGCTCCCTCGCGGCCTACGTGGTGATGCCGCTGCTCGACGGCACGCCCCTGGGCGAGCGCATCGAGCAGGGGCCGCTGCCGTGGACCGACGCCGCGGCCATCGCGCTGCGCCTGGCCCGGGTGCTCATGGCCGGGCACGCGCGTGGCCTGGTGCACCGCGACGTCACGGCCGAGAACGTGCTGCTCACCGACGACGGGCCGAAGCTGCTCGACTTCGGCATCGCGGCGTGGGCCGGCGACCCCGAGGACGACCGGGGCACCCCGCCCTACGTCGCCCCCGAACGGCTGCTCGGCGCCCCCACCCACCCCGCGGTGGACGTCTACGCCCTCGGCGTGCTGCTGCACACCATGCTGACCGGGCGCACGCCGTACCCGGAGACCACGTGGGAGGAGATCGAGGCGGCCCGCCGCACCGAGCCCCCGCCGCGGGTCCCCGGGGTGCCGCACGCCGTCGCCACGCTGTGCCAGCGCTGCCTGGCGCACCGGCCGGAGGAGCGGCCGACGGCGGCGGAGATCGTCGCCGAGTTGACCTCCGTGCTGGGCACGGCCTCCTTCGGGCGGCACGTCCGGCGGGGGGTGACGGTCGTGGGGTCGGCCGCGGTGGCGCTGTCGGCGCTGCTGTGGTTCCAGCAGACCGGCGTCCGGCAGCAGGAGAGGGTGATCTCCGGGGGGCCGGTCGTGAGCTCCGTGCCCACGGTCAGCGCCACGGCCCGCTACCTGGAGAGCTCACCGGCCTCGGCCGTCACGGTCGAGCAGGCGGTCACCGAGTTCCAGAGCGTGCTGGAGGCCCGCACCCCGTGCGGCGCGACCGACGCCGACGTGGTGCTCGACCTCAAGCAGGTGCTGCACACCACCGTGCTGCCGCGGGGGCCGTACGGGTCGACGACGGAGAATCTGCGGCGCAAGCTCTCCGACCGGTTGCGGGAGGGCCGGCTGGCGCCGGCCTGCCTGAGCGAGCTGCAGGCCCGGCTCGACGACATCGAGCAGGCGCTCAAGCGCGACTGACCCGCGTGTTGATGGAGGGGTACGGCAGCACCAGCCGTACCCCTCCCTTGCGCGCGGCCCGTGCCCCTCGCAAAAGCACGCCCGCGCGGGTCTCACGCGCAGGTGTAGCCGCTCGGCACCTGCGTGTTGCCGTCCGGCCGGCTGGCCTGGAAGCCGAAGCTGGTCGAGGCGTTCGGCGCCAGCGTGCCGTTGCTGCCGCTGTTGCGCGCCGTGACCGTGGAGCCGCTGACGCTGAGGGTCGCGTTCCAGGAGCCGGTGATCGTGTGCCCGGCCGGGAGCGTGAAGGTCACGGTCCAGCCGTTCTTGGTCGCCGAGCCGGTGTTGGTCACCGTCACGGGCTGGATGACGTAGCCGTTGTTCCACTGGGTCTGCGTGGTGGCGACGGCCGTGCAGCCGCCGCCGGTGCCGCCGCCGGACAGGGTGGTCACGGTGACGGCCCCCGACTCCGGTGAGACGTTGCCTGCGGCGTCCCTGGCCCGCACCCGGTAGCGGTAGGTGGTGGACGGCGTCAGGCCGCTGTCGGTGTAGGACCGCCCGCCGGTGGTGCCGACGACCGAGAAGGAGTCGCCGGTGGCGCGCAGCACGTCGTAGCCGGTCACGCCCACGTTGTCGC encodes:
- a CDS encoding chemotaxis protein CheB; translated protein: MRTAGRDLVVVAASAGGVDPLRNLLAGLPGDLPAAVLVVLHVPPHSKSVLAGILDRAGPLPAAPALDGEQIRPGRVYVARPDHHLLVQDGRIRLSRGPQHNGHRPAADALFLSAALDAGPHVAAVVLSGALDDGARGSEAVHRQGGAVAVQSLEECVFPGMPSAALAAVPEAEELTVQKLAAWVEHQSRTPVEVEERMPDNDMEREIDLLLREGPALGDPDGELIAFSCPTCDGPMYEQRSGRSSRYVCRVGHAWSREAMLNAQSDAVERALWVAVQRLEERIRVLERMRSSAEDRRQTISAQYLREEEERTREALETLRTLQSRIGRGDEPSLAD
- a CDS encoding sialidase family protein, producing the protein MVDQHPTSLPYRQGSDGYHTFRIPAAVTTSAGVVLAFAEGRRESAGDSGHIDVVLKRSHDGGRTWDALQVVATEPRGGTAGNPAPIVTSDGRVVLVLVRQGPGATEEKIRRGQVAAEAGRRVFVQVSADDGVTWSAPREITEQVKRPEWRWYATTPGHAIELREGPHAGRLLVPANHSLPPAGQDNGTEGKYNGGHCLLSDDGGRSWRIGYVDDTPDGYVNVNETTAAELPGGRVYLNTRTDSTAPGTRADAYSADGGQTLELPFRPQAGLVGPVVEGSLLWCDPPGVLLFSGPADPAARALMTVRASHDHGVTWRVAHTVSGLPAAYSDLVRLDADTVGLLFETGDFGPYESIAFRRIPLAELAI
- a CDS encoding CheR family methyltransferase, translating into MTPEEEREFDDLLLLLKETRGFDFTGYKRNTLIRRIARRLEALKLHTYSEYRDHLELQPEEYSRLFDSLLINVTSFFRDAAAWQRLRETVIPALMEHKDTGQPIRVWSAGCATGEEAYTIAMVLAEELGMESFRDRVKIYGTDLDEKALHAARTGVYTDRALADVPLDLRETYFEPVDNGFTFRRDLRRQLIFGRNDLTRDAPISRVDLLLARNTLMYFNTEMQLNIIRRFHFALADPGFLFLGKAEMLLNHSDKFEPVDLRMRLFRKIRPASHNNRATWSVVGTATDLAARLPTLASVALASGPVAQLVLDLSGNLALANSRAEALFNLNPRDVGRPFQDLEVSYRPVELRSVIEQARHDLRTVELQEVTWHRPGMPEDNVFDVSVVPLLASGNLVGISIHFNDVTRYRKLRDELEEANRQLEQAYEELQSLNEELETTNEELQSTNEELETTNEELQSTNEELETMNEELQSTNDELQQINDALTARTIELDEVNTFVSSVVRSLGDAVVVLDDQLRVIVWSPGAEDLWGVRSDEAVGKNLSALDIGLPLDVLSPRLQAALSADGGKPADELEGLVLDAVNRRGRPAALAVQVSHLRAEDGDTHGLIMVMNLIGSDAPTDR
- a CDS encoding dihydrolipoyl dehydrogenase family protein yields the protein MADEFDVIVIGAGPAGENVADRAVRGGLTAAIVEERLAGGECSYWACVPSKALLRPVDLAGEVSRVPGMSLGEIDVAAVLARRDEAVGNYDDGGQVRWIEGVPAEFVRGRGRLDGPKRVRVTLEDGAERVLTARQAVVLATGSTAAVPPVPGLAEARPWTSHEVTAAAGIPERLAVLGGGVVACEMAQAMHGLGARQTTLLVRGGGLLGRMEPFAGELLAESFAASGIDVRTRTDVVRVERPEPGGKVTVHLSDGPPLEADELLVATGRHPATRGLGLSSVGLADGAYVEVDDSMRATGVPGGWLYAVGDVNGRALLTHMGKYQARICGDVIAARARGDELPGMRDLAGGYGEPQVVFTDPQVCAVGRTEAAAREAGFRVRAVDYDLGSVTGAYLLGDGYRGRAKAVVDEDRKVLLGVTFAGPGVGELLHAATIAVTAEVPLERLWHAVPSFPTVSEVWLRLLEAYGL
- a CDS encoding STAS domain-containing protein — translated: MTRSGLRIETTRHLHCTVIRASGRLDHAGRVRFSACVTAVWDWSPGPVLVFDLADLDFYDSSVIGVLAMAMQRMEEQQDGTGEAGGRIILVRPSGHLLSVLRLTDLLSRVDVRDSVEETVAELMLQRGPHGSAPSRAGPPVTGPTARTPPEDATRPH